In Hyphomicrobium denitrificans 1NES1, the genomic stretch GGCGGCAAGACCGGCACGGCGGACGTGCCCGGGCGTGGCGGGTATTCGTCGAAATCGGTGATTTCGTCATTCCTCGCCGCGTTTCCGATGGACGATCCCCAATATTTGACCTTCGTCGTGTTGTTCGATCCGAAAGGAACGAAGGAGACGCAGGGACAGCATACTGCGGGCTACACAGCGGCACCGGTGACCGGCCGTCTGATCACGCGTATTGCCGGGCAACTTGGGGTCGCGCCAATGGACGTGGCGGCAAGCCAGTAATCGACCCTGGGTGGATTTGACGTCCGAGGGGTCGGCCACGTATCTAACTTCCGCGAATTATTTTGAGCGTTTTCGAAGCGGCCAAAAGCGACAAGGGCGAGGGGAGCTATGCGGCTTAGCGATGTGCTGCCGGCCGACATCGAGCCGCCCCCAGGGGCTCATTCCATTAAGGTGACGGGAATAACGGCGGCGAGTGCCGCCGTCGGGCACGGCGCAATTTTTGCTGGGCTGCCGGGGTCGAAGGTCGATGGCGCGGCCTATATTCCGGAGGCGCTTGCGCGCGGGGCTAGCGTCATTATCGTCGGCAAGGGCAAAGGCGTTGCCGTTCCTAACGGAGTCACCCTGATCGAGGTCGACAATCCGCGTGCGGCACTTGCGAAGATCGCCGCGAAATTTGCCGGGCGCCAACCTCGCTGCGCCGTTGCGGTGACGGGTACGAGCGGCAAAACGTCGGTCGCCGATTTCACGCGGCAGATCTTTACGAGCCTCGGGCATAAGGCGGCGTCGGTCGGGACGATCGGAATCGTAAAGCCCGACGGGGCCGTCTATGGATCGCTGACGACTCCCGATCCGGTAACGCTGCACGCGACGCTTGCAGCGCTGGCAGATGAAGGCGTCACGCATCTGGCATTCGAAGCGTCGTCGCATGGGCTCGACCAGAACCGTCTCGACGGGGTCGAGCTGACCGCGGCTGCATTCACGAATCTCGGCCGCGATCACATGGACTATCATCCGACGGAAGAGGCTTACCTCAACGCCAAGATCCGTCTTTTCACCGAGCTTCTGCGGGCCGGGCAACCGGCGGCCATCAATATGGACGGTGCACGATCGGCGGATGTCGCGGCGGTAGCGAAGGCGCGGGGGCTTCGCGTCCTGACGGTCGGTGCTTTAGGTGAGACGTTGAAGCGGACGTCCCTGACGCGCGACGGTTTTCAGCAGCGCATCGGGATCTTGTCCGAAGGACGGCACTGCGAGGTGCGGCTGCCGCTCGTCGGCGCCTATCAGGCCGAGAACGCGCTCGTTGCCGCCGGGCTTGCGATTGCAACGGGTGAGAAGACCGATGCCGTGCTGGCGGCGCTCAGCAATCTCAAAGGCGTGCCGGGGCGGCTCGAAATCATCGGCGAACGGAACGGCGGTCTCGCCGTCGTCGATTACGCGCACAAGCCAGAAGCGCTGGCGGCGGCGCTCGATGCGTGCCGGCCGTTTGTGACGGGGCGATTGATTTCCGTTTTCGGGTGCGGCGGCGATCGCGATAAGGGCAAGCGGCCGATCATGGGCCGTATTTCGGTCGAGAAGGCCGATGTCACGATCATAACGGATGACAATCCGCGCACCGAGGACGCCGCCGCGATCCGCAGCGAAATTCTCAAAGGCGCGGCGGGAGCCCGGGAGATCGGCAACCGGGCGGAAGCCGTCGCTACGGCGGTTCGGATGATGCAGCCGGGCGACGTCGTCCTTATCGCCGGCAAAGGACATGAAACGGGCCAGATTGTCGGAGATCGCATCCTGCCGTTCTCGGATCACGAAGAAGTCCGCAGGGCGCTCGAGAGCTGACAGCCATGCAACCGTTGTGGACGTTTTCCGAATTGAGCGCTGCGCTCGGAGTCAAGCCTGAGGGTGGGGTCGACCGGCCGGTCGCCGGAGTATCGATTGATACACGTACACTGCAGCCCGGCGATCTTTTTGTGGCGTTGAAAGATCAGCGCGATGGCCACGATTTCGTATCGTCCGCATTCGAGGCGGGCGCGGCTGCGGCGCTCGTTGTGGAGAGTTACAGGCGCCAGCCGAAGGACGGCGCATTGTTGCGCGTACCGGACACATTGAGGGGGCTTGAAGCGCTTGGCCGCGCGGCGCGAGCGCGGATCAACCCGGACGCCCGCGTTGTTGCGGTGACGGGCAGTGCCGGCAAGACGGGGACCAAGGAAATGCTGCGCGCGTGTCTTGCGCATCTTGGCACCACCCACGCCTCCGAAAAGTCCTACAACAATCACTGGGGCGTTCCGCTGACGCTCGCACGCATGTCACGCGAGACGCGGTTCAGCGTCTTCGAGATCGGCATGAATCATGCCGGGGAAATCCGGCCGCTCACGAAGATGGTCCGCCCGCATGCCGCCATCGTTACGACGGTCGAAGCCGTGCATCTCGAATACTTTCCGTCGGTCCAAGCGATCGCGGATGCGAAGGGCGAGATTTTCGAGGGGCTCGTGCCGGGCGGAACGGCCGTCATCAAATACGACAATCCGCACGCGGGCCGGCTCACGTCGATTGCCAAGCGTTTCGGCGCGAAGCCGGTAACCTTCGGTTTCAGTGCGGGCGCCGACGTTCGTGGCGACGATCTGAAGCTTGGCTACGACGGCAGTGCGCTGACCGTCCGGTTCGGCGAACGGCGAATTCCTCTCCAGCTTGCGATGCCCGGACGCCATATCGCCGAAAACGCGTTGGCGGTCGTCGCTGCAATTGATGCGATCGGTGCCGACGTCGAAAAGACCCTATCGGTGCTTGCCAACCTGCAGCCGCCGAGCGGCCGTGGCGCGCGGAGCGTTCTTCATATCGAGGGAGGCGAAGCGCTTCTGATCGATGAGAGCTACAACGCAAACCCGGCCTCGATGCGGGCCGCGCTGGCGGCGCTCGCATCCGTGCCGCGGCAGAAATTCTCACGCAGGATCGCGGTCTTGGGCGATATGCTGGAACTCGGC encodes the following:
- a CDS encoding UDP-N-acetylmuramoyl-L-alanyl-D-glutamate--2,6-diaminopimelate ligase produces the protein MRLSDVLPADIEPPPGAHSIKVTGITAASAAVGHGAIFAGLPGSKVDGAAYIPEALARGASVIIVGKGKGVAVPNGVTLIEVDNPRAALAKIAAKFAGRQPRCAVAVTGTSGKTSVADFTRQIFTSLGHKAASVGTIGIVKPDGAVYGSLTTPDPVTLHATLAALADEGVTHLAFEASSHGLDQNRLDGVELTAAAFTNLGRDHMDYHPTEEAYLNAKIRLFTELLRAGQPAAINMDGARSADVAAVAKARGLRVLTVGALGETLKRTSLTRDGFQQRIGILSEGRHCEVRLPLVGAYQAENALVAAGLAIATGEKTDAVLAALSNLKGVPGRLEIIGERNGGLAVVDYAHKPEALAAALDACRPFVTGRLISVFGCGGDRDKGKRPIMGRISVEKADVTIITDDNPRTEDAAAIRSEILKGAAGAREIGNRAEAVATAVRMMQPGDVVLIAGKGHETGQIVGDRILPFSDHEEVRRALES
- a CDS encoding UDP-N-acetylmuramoylalanyl-D-glutamyl-2,6-diaminopimelate--D-alanyl-D-alanine ligase, which encodes MQPLWTFSELSAALGVKPEGGVDRPVAGVSIDTRTLQPGDLFVALKDQRDGHDFVSSAFEAGAAAALVVESYRRQPKDGALLRVPDTLRGLEALGRAARARINPDARVVAVTGSAGKTGTKEMLRACLAHLGTTHASEKSYNNHWGVPLTLARMSRETRFSVFEIGMNHAGEIRPLTKMVRPHAAIVTTVEAVHLEYFPSVQAIADAKGEIFEGLVPGGTAVIKYDNPHAGRLTSIAKRFGAKPVTFGFSAGADVRGDDLKLGYDGSALTVRFGERRIPLQLAMPGRHIAENALAVVAAIDAIGADVEKTLSVLANLQPPSGRGARSVLHIEGGEALLIDESYNANPASMRAALAALASVPRQKFSRRIAVLGDMLELGSDAPALHQGLKEAVEDAGIDLIFACGPHMKGLYDALPKSKKGGYAAASSSLPDALLSNLRRGDVIMVKASNGTRLGPVVAALKAQFGNDGSVS